The Gammaproteobacteria bacterium genome contains the following window.
GACCTCGATCTTCAGCTTGGGCAGGAAGCTGACCGCATACTCGGTGCCGCGGTAGATTTCGGTGTGGCCCTTCTGGCGTCCGTAGCCTTTGACCTCGGTCACGGTCAGCCCCTGAACGCCGACCGCGGTCAGCGCGTCCCGGACCTCGTCCAGCTTGAACGGCTTGATGATAGCCATCA
Protein-coding sequences here:
- a CDS encoding P-II family nitrogen regulator, which translates into the protein MKIVMAIIKPFKLDEVRDALTAVGVQGLTVTEVKGYGRQKGHTEIYRGTEYAVSFLPKLKIEVAVATDQVDKVVDAISNAAKTGQIGDGKIFVFSIDHAVRIRTGETDADAL